A stretch of the Campylobacter concisus genome encodes the following:
- the hslV gene encoding ATP-dependent protease subunit HslV, producing MFHATTILAYKGKSKSVIGGDGQVSFGNTVLKGNAVKIRRIHNGKVLAGFAGSTADAFNLFDMFEKNLEHTKGDLLKAVIEFSKEWRKDKYLRKLEAMMLVLDRDKIFLLSGTGDVVEPEDGKIAAIGSGGNYALSAARALDKFADIDEEELVKESLKIAGEICIYTNTNIKTYVLE from the coding sequence ATGTTTCATGCGACAACCATCTTAGCCTACAAAGGCAAAAGCAAATCAGTCATCGGCGGCGACGGACAGGTGAGCTTTGGTAATACCGTCTTAAAAGGCAATGCCGTAAAAATTCGTAGAATTCATAACGGCAAAGTCCTAGCTGGCTTTGCTGGCAGCACTGCTGATGCGTTTAACCTATTTGATATGTTTGAGAAAAATTTGGAACATACAAAGGGCGATTTGCTAAAAGCGGTGATAGAATTTAGCAAAGAGTGGCGCAAAGACAAGTATCTAAGAAAGCTTGAAGCGATGATGCTTGTGCTTGATAGGGATAAAATTTTCTTACTTAGTGGTACTGGGGATGTTGTAGAGCCAGAAGATGGCAAGATAGCAGCTATCGGAAGCGGCGGCAACTACGCCCTTTCAGCGGCACGTGCCTTAGATAAATTTGCCGATATTGACGAAGAGGAGCTAGTCAAAGAGAGCCTCAAGATCGCTGGCGAAATTTGCATCTATACAAATACAAACATCAAAACTTATGTTTTGGAATAA
- the rplI gene encoding 50S ribosomal protein L9 has translation MKVLLIKDVKGLGKAGEIKEVKDGYGNNFLIGKGFAKAATPDVLRQYEAAQKRKAEELKYEIANLEKLKEELEKVTVVIKKTLGANGSLFGSVSKEEIAAELEKTHHLVVEKKAIDMDTHLKAVGLYDVHVKLGHSINASLKVDVQGE, from the coding sequence ATGAAAGTATTATTAATAAAAGATGTAAAAGGACTTGGCAAAGCTGGCGAGATAAAAGAGGTAAAAGACGGCTATGGCAACAACTTCTTAATTGGCAAAGGCTTTGCAAAAGCAGCTACTCCAGACGTTCTTCGCCAATATGAAGCAGCCCAAAAAAGAAAGGCTGAAGAGCTAAAATACGAGATCGCAAATTTAGAAAAACTTAAAGAAGAGCTTGAAAAAGTGACAGTTGTCATCAAGAAAACTCTTGGTGCAAATGGCTCACTTTTTGGCTCAGTTTCAAAAGAAGAGATCGCAGCAGAGCTTGAAAAAACGCATCATTTAGTTGTCGAGAAAAAAGCGATTGACATGGACACTCACCTAAAAGCAGTCGGCCTTTATGACGTTCATGTAAAGCTTGGACACTCGATAAATGCAAGCTTGAAGGTTGACGTGCAAGGAGAGTAG
- a CDS encoding argininosuccinate synthase, with protein MKKDVKKVVLAYSGGLDTSIILKWLQDEYNCEVVTFTADIGQGEELEPARKKALALGVKPENIFIEDLREEFVRDYVFPMFRANAVYEGEYLLGTSIARPLIAKRQSEIARLVGADGVSHGATGKGNDQVRFELGYYALGDNLTIIAPWREWDLNSREKLLAYAEKNGIDITKKPGKSPYSMDANLLHISYEGLVLEDPSHAPEDDMWRWSVSPKDAPDKSEIIEIGYEKGDPVSINGKKMSPAEILTELNRLGAKHGIGRLDIVENRSVGMKSRGCYETPGGTIMLKAHRAIESITLDRGAAHLKDEIMPKYAELIYNGYWWSPERNMLQALIDKSQEHVNGSVKVELYKGNVTILGRSSKNDNLFSEAYCTFEEDSVYDQKDAAGFIKLNALRFIIARKNGRKFD; from the coding sequence ATGAAAAAAGACGTAAAAAAAGTGGTTTTAGCATACTCTGGCGGACTTGACACAAGTATCATTTTAAAATGGCTTCAAGATGAATATAACTGCGAAGTAGTCACATTTACAGCTGACATCGGACAAGGCGAGGAGCTAGAGCCTGCACGCAAAAAAGCCTTAGCACTTGGTGTAAAGCCTGAAAATATTTTTATAGAAGATTTAAGAGAAGAATTTGTACGTGATTATGTATTTCCAATGTTTAGAGCAAATGCAGTCTACGAGGGCGAGTATCTGCTTGGCACTTCGATAGCGCGCCCACTAATAGCAAAACGCCAAAGTGAGATCGCAAGACTTGTTGGTGCTGATGGTGTGAGCCACGGAGCAACAGGCAAAGGCAACGACCAAGTTCGCTTTGAGCTTGGATACTACGCGCTTGGCGACAACCTAACTATTATAGCTCCATGGCGCGAGTGGGATCTAAATAGTCGTGAAAAACTTTTGGCATACGCTGAGAAAAACGGCATAGATATCACTAAAAAACCAGGCAAAAGCCCATACTCAATGGACGCAAATTTACTTCACATAAGCTACGAAGGTCTAGTGCTTGAAGACCCAAGCCACGCACCAGAAGATGATATGTGGAGATGGAGTGTTAGCCCAAAAGATGCTCCAGATAAGAGCGAGATCATCGAGATCGGCTATGAAAAAGGTGATCCAGTGAGCATAAATGGTAAAAAAATGAGCCCAGCTGAAATTTTAACCGAGCTAAACCGCCTTGGCGCAAAACACGGTATAGGCAGACTTGACATCGTAGAGAACCGCTCTGTTGGTATGAAGAGTCGCGGATGCTACGAAACTCCTGGTGGCACGATAATGCTAAAAGCTCATAGAGCGATCGAGAGCATCACGCTTGACCGCGGCGCAGCTCACTTAAAAGATGAAATCATGCCAAAATACGCCGAGCTAATTTATAATGGCTACTGGTGGTCACCTGAGCGAAATATGCTTCAAGCTCTCATCGACAAGAGTCAAGAGCACGTAAATGGCTCAGTTAAAGTTGAGCTTTATAAAGGCAATGTGACTATCCTTGGCAGAAGCAGTAAAAATGATAATCTATTTAGCGAGGCATACTGCACATTTGAAGAAGATAGCGTTTATGATCAAAAAGATGCAGCTGGATTTATCAAACTAAACGCGCTTCGCTTCATCATCGCACGCAAAAATGGGCGAAAATTTGACTAA
- a CDS encoding TonB-dependent receptor domain-containing protein, with protein MVVRKTKFIAICLSACVANSLFGAEHKDNNETRLDGVVVSASGFSQQIKEAPASISVISGDELTKDSFTSLHSIAQKVPGVNVVGGEDGAASGISIRGMEKSQTLVLIDGKRVNSSSANPKGGAGDMNSNFIPPAEAIERIEVIRGPMSSLYGSDAVGGVINIITKKDFSKFSGNVGISTTINTHKGIGDGRQGDFYLNLPLYKDLFALQLWGYKKLRDEDGYIGGYQKSDKRNLSAKLWITPDEHNKFYILGSNERHDYSRTIGKSADPDIRKKALNAYDYEKKSYGVGYLGEFDNLNADLSYIYDETQRTSLFDSLIPAKAKNHNFNSKFTTFFGAHTLTFGYDFSKQNVGTTFIVSNISRNGLRNPKSYSMSEHAGFIEDEWQILDEKLFLTLGSRLTHNEFFGNHLSPRAYLVYNATDTLSLKGGVATGYKTPNVNQISPEVGTIQNAWRIVDFGNKDLKPEKSITYEVGAYYDNQADFRSSVTLFRNEFKDKILDTDGSKRVNGIPAFGTCTGAPSMGCPGWGTYFNIEGATVWGVELSGDYDILSNLNLSSNYTYNKSKIKTGNPTINTPNGPMKFSQTGLNRLDGKSLTATPEHTLHATLTYKPIKSVKTFFGANYESKLTSVNFGAGNSVRENTKDLLTFDTGISWDANKHLTLSLNAYNIFDKVRYDEALVGDTYYFYPQEGRRFWFKVAAKW; from the coding sequence ATGGTCGTGAGAAAAACAAAATTTATTGCCATCTGCCTTAGCGCTTGCGTGGCAAATTCGCTCTTTGGAGCAGAGCATAAAGACAATAACGAAACAAGACTTGATGGTGTTGTAGTAAGTGCGAGTGGCTTTTCGCAGCAGATCAAAGAGGCTCCTGCGAGCATAAGTGTGATAAGTGGCGATGAGCTTACAAAAGATAGCTTTACTTCGCTTCACTCAATCGCTCAAAAGGTGCCAGGTGTAAATGTCGTTGGTGGCGAAGACGGAGCAGCTAGTGGCATCTCGATACGTGGCATGGAGAAGTCTCAAACGCTAGTTTTAATTGATGGTAAAAGAGTAAATTCAAGCAGCGCAAATCCAAAGGGCGGAGCAGGGGATATGAACTCAAATTTCATCCCGCCAGCTGAGGCGATCGAGCGTATAGAGGTCATCCGTGGTCCTATGAGCTCGCTTTATGGTAGCGACGCAGTTGGAGGTGTGATAAATATCATTACCAAAAAGGATTTTTCAAAATTTAGTGGCAATGTCGGCATCTCAACCACGATAAACACTCACAAAGGCATAGGAGATGGCAGGCAAGGCGACTTTTATCTAAATTTACCTCTTTATAAAGACCTTTTTGCGCTTCAGCTTTGGGGCTATAAAAAGCTAAGAGATGAAGATGGCTACATTGGTGGTTATCAAAAGAGCGATAAGAGAAATTTAAGTGCAAAACTTTGGATCACGCCAGATGAACATAATAAATTTTACATCCTTGGCTCAAACGAAAGGCATGATTACTCACGTACCATTGGTAAGTCAGCCGATCCAGACATAAGAAAAAAAGCTTTAAACGCCTATGACTATGAGAAAAAGAGCTATGGTGTGGGCTATCTTGGCGAATTTGATAATCTAAATGCCGATCTTAGCTACATTTATGATGAGACACAAAGAACGAGCCTTTTTGACAGCCTCATACCCGCAAAAGCTAAAAATCACAACTTCAACTCTAAATTTACAACCTTTTTTGGCGCTCACACTCTAACTTTTGGCTATGACTTTAGCAAGCAAAATGTCGGCACGACCTTCATTGTCTCAAACATCTCAAGGAATGGTCTTAGAAATCCAAAAAGCTACTCAATGAGCGAGCATGCAGGATTTATCGAGGATGAGTGGCAAATTTTAGACGAGAAGCTATTTTTGACGCTTGGTTCAAGACTCACGCACAACGAATTCTTTGGCAACCACCTATCGCCAAGAGCCTATCTAGTCTATAACGCTACAGATACGCTAAGCTTAAAAGGCGGCGTAGCAACTGGCTATAAAACGCCAAATGTCAATCAAATCTCCCCAGAAGTAGGCACTATTCAAAATGCTTGGAGAATAGTTGATTTTGGAAACAAAGATCTAAAGCCAGAAAAAAGTATAACTTACGAAGTTGGTGCATATTATGACAATCAGGCTGATTTTAGAAGCTCGGTAACGCTTTTTAGAAATGAATTTAAAGATAAGATCCTAGACACTGATGGCAGTAAAAGAGTAAATGGAATTCCAGCCTTTGGCACTTGCACAGGTGCGCCAAGTATGGGTTGCCCTGGTTGGGGAACTTACTTTAACATTGAGGGTGCGACCGTTTGGGGCGTGGAGCTAAGTGGCGATTATGACATCCTTTCTAATTTAAATTTAAGCTCAAACTACACCTATAATAAGTCAAAGATAAAAACTGGCAACCCAACGATAAACACGCCAAATGGCCCTATGAAATTTAGCCAAACTGGGCTTAACAGACTTGATGGCAAAAGCCTAACAGCAACGCCAGAGCACACACTTCACGCTACGCTTACATATAAGCCTATAAAAAGCGTTAAGACATTTTTTGGCGCAAACTACGAGAGCAAGCTAACAAGCGTAAATTTTGGTGCTGGCAATAGCGTAAGGGAGAACACAAAAGACCTACTCACCTTCGATACAGGCATAAGCTGGGACGCAAACAAGCATCTGACTCTTAGCCTAAATGCCTACAACATCTTTGATAAGGTAAGATACGATGAGGCGCTTGTTGGAGATACATACTACTTTTATCCGCAAGAGGGTAGGAGATTTTGGTTTAAGGTCGCTGCAAAATGGTAA
- a CDS encoding alpha/beta hydrolase codes for MVRAFKFLLFTLGVVQTLHAGPSQTPEPLSQKAASKFEISTFKMSANDEIYKIFTAKLKGQSEFKNVLFLLDANAQFNMLLNEFEGSSAPLIIGIGYDSNKSYEVEKRTRDLTPMAEGEEFSKGGGADAFYHFLTKNLVPLIDEKFNVQGSQKSLYGHSFGGLFTLYALLKNEGVFSNFFIASPSLWWGESEILKQNVSEGKFKEKLKAKFVFLSVGELEKRKGKTDKAGTLKASDLAQILKQSGINSHFEFYKNETHGSVIPLNLKELLKYLKD; via the coding sequence ATGGTAAGAGCGTTTAAATTTTTACTTTTTACGCTTGGCGTGGTACAGACTTTGCACGCAGGGCCTAGCCAAACGCCTGAGCCACTAAGTCAAAAAGCTGCTAGTAAATTTGAAATTTCAACCTTTAAAATGAGCGCAAATGATGAAATTTATAAAATTTTCACAGCCAAGCTAAAGGGACAAAGTGAGTTTAAAAATGTGCTTTTCTTGCTTGATGCAAATGCCCAGTTTAACATGCTCTTAAATGAATTTGAGGGCTCTTCCGCACCGCTAATAATAGGCATAGGATATGATAGCAACAAAAGCTATGAGGTAGAAAAACGCACAAGAGATCTCACGCCAATGGCAGAGGGTGAGGAATTTAGCAAGGGTGGTGGCGCTGATGCGTTTTACCACTTTTTAACTAAAAATTTAGTCCCGCTAATAGATGAGAAATTTAACGTGCAAGGTAGCCAAAAGAGCCTTTATGGACACTCTTTTGGCGGGCTTTTTACACTTTATGCCTTGCTTAAAAATGAGGGTGTATTTTCAAATTTCTTTATCGCTTCGCCATCTCTTTGGTGGGGCGAGTCTGAAATTTTAAAGCAAAATGTGAGTGAGGGTAAATTTAAAGAGAAACTAAAGGCTAAATTTGTCTTTCTTAGCGTTGGCGAGCTTGAAAAGAGAAAGGGCAAAACGGACAAAGCTGGCACTTTAAAGGCGAGCGATCTAGCCCAAATTTTAAAGCAAAGTGGCATAAATTCTCACTTTGAGTTTTATAAAAACGAAACCCATGGTAGCGTCATACCTCTAAATTTAAAAGAGCTTTTAAAATATCTAAAGGATTAA
- a CDS encoding RNA-binding S4 domain-containing protein encodes MRVDKFLNVVNITKRRAVSEDMCKSGVVSINGVQAKAAKDVKVGDVVSIKFLTREARYEVLAIPTTKSIPKSAQSEYVKEL; translated from the coding sequence ATGAGAGTAGATAAATTTTTAAACGTAGTAAATATCACAAAAAGGCGTGCCGTTAGCGAAGATATGTGCAAAAGCGGCGTTGTGAGCATCAACGGCGTGCAGGCAAAAGCGGCAAAAGATGTTAAGGTTGGCGATGTGGTTAGCATCAAATTTCTAACGCGCGAGGCGAGATACGAGGTGCTAGCGATCCCAACTACAAAAAGCATACCAAAAAGCGCTCAAAGCGAATATGTAAAAGAGCTTTGA
- the tsaE gene encoding tRNA (adenosine(37)-N6)-threonylcarbamoyltransferase complex ATPase subunit type 1 TsaE translates to MVFEFLENELGELVRVLPKSGVVLLSGDLASGKTTLVKAIIKAHGIDESVTSPTFSLMQIYGKDIYHYDIYQIGFDGMAKNGLFENLFEEGLHLVEWGDENLEKALKKNGESYTLVKISPSKNGRKYEVISA, encoded by the coding sequence ATGGTTTTTGAGTTTTTAGAAAATGAGCTTGGTGAACTTGTGCGGGTGCTGCCAAAAAGTGGCGTGGTGCTACTAAGCGGCGATCTAGCAAGTGGCAAAACGACGCTTGTAAAGGCGATCATCAAGGCTCACGGGATAGACGAGAGCGTGACGTCGCCGACATTTTCTTTGATGCAAATTTATGGTAAAGATATCTACCACTACGACATTTATCAGATCGGATTTGACGGGATGGCAAAAAACGGCCTTTTTGAAAATTTATTTGAAGAGGGGCTTCATCTAGTAGAGTGGGGCGATGAAAATTTAGAAAAAGCTCTAAAGAAAAACGGCGAGAGCTATACATTAGTAAAAATTTCTCCTAGCAAAAATGGCAGAAAATACGAGGTTATAAGTGCATAA
- the lptB gene encoding LPS export ABC transporter ATP-binding protein, producing MHKLEVKDLKKTIKKSEIIKGISLEVNSGEVVGLLGPNGAGKTTTFYMICGLISPTSGDVFLNDEKITNVPLHKRAHLGIGYLPQESSIFKELSVEENLLLGAEILNQSEEEIAKRVNEMLNMLNIEPIRLRKGVSLSGGERRRCEIARSLIIKPKFLLLDEPFAGVDPIAVSDIQSIVRDLKKLGIGVLITDHNVRETLAICDRAYVIKDGSLLASGSASEVANNKLVRTHYLGEEFKLLE from the coding sequence GTGCATAAACTAGAAGTAAAAGATCTAAAAAAGACGATTAAAAAAAGTGAGATCATAAAAGGTATATCTTTAGAGGTAAATAGTGGCGAAGTTGTGGGGCTTCTTGGGCCAAATGGTGCTGGAAAGACGACCACTTTTTATATGATTTGCGGACTCATCTCGCCAACTAGCGGAGATGTTTTTTTAAATGACGAAAAGATTACAAACGTCCCGCTTCACAAAAGAGCACACCTTGGTATTGGCTATTTGCCGCAAGAATCAAGTATATTTAAAGAACTAAGCGTAGAAGAAAATTTACTTCTTGGGGCTGAAATTTTAAATCAAAGCGAAGAAGAGATAGCAAAAAGAGTAAATGAGATGCTAAATATGCTAAATATCGAGCCTATCCGTCTAAGAAAGGGCGTTAGTCTAAGTGGTGGCGAGCGTAGACGTTGTGAGATCGCTAGAAGTCTCATCATAAAGCCAAAATTTTTACTTCTTGATGAGCCATTTGCAGGCGTCGATCCTATCGCGGTTAGCGACATCCAAAGTATCGTTAGAGACCTTAAAAAGCTAGGCATCGGCGTTTTGATAACTGACCACAACGTTCGTGAGACGCTAGCTATTTGTGACAGAGCCTACGTCATCAAAGATGGCTCGCTACTAGCAAGTGGCAGTGCGAGCGAAGTGGCAAACAATAAGCTCGTTAGAACGCACTATCTTGGCGAAGAATTTAAGCTGCTTGAGTAG
- a CDS encoding RNA polymerase factor sigma-54, giving the protein MLRQKQTLAPKIKLNQTLRSWLPILQSGLDELKETLEPFIKDNPFATIEHKNLEKSEKKRNFFEQVSKNSVSESIEALSIYKESLYEKLVSQINPPLFPTQKSQDIAYKIIECLDDEGYFSYDDEIFAGFNEGEVERVRARFAYLEPCGVGAKDVKESFLFQLGEAEASDEIIECAKKIILNFENIEKLRKLKFYDDALKIIKKFKNPPAIEYLEDEKEAVPDIFVLSTSSGISVQINDEYYPEILVDTEGLDEKEAFVSSRIKEASELIDALEMRKATLYKIGLMIVEYQYDYFLGGDIKPMKLKDLADELGRNPSTISRAIANKYLSCSRGTVALKNFFSTGFDEETSNAAIKEFLLELIKGEDHKKPLSDLKIQELIQTKFNIQIVRRTITKYRKILNIGSSSQRKRVYQING; this is encoded by the coding sequence ATGCTAAGGCAAAAGCAAACTTTAGCGCCAAAGATTAAGCTAAACCAAACGCTACGAAGTTGGCTTCCTATACTTCAAAGCGGGCTTGATGAGCTAAAAGAGACGCTTGAGCCTTTTATAAAAGACAATCCATTTGCCACAATTGAGCATAAAAATTTAGAAAAAAGCGAGAAAAAGCGAAATTTTTTCGAGCAGGTTAGCAAAAACTCGGTTAGCGAGAGCATCGAGGCTTTAAGCATCTATAAAGAAAGCCTCTATGAAAAGCTCGTTAGCCAGATAAATCCGCCACTTTTCCCCACGCAAAAGTCTCAAGATATCGCATATAAGATCATCGAGTGTTTGGACGATGAGGGTTATTTTTCTTATGATGATGAAATTTTTGCTGGCTTTAATGAGGGCGAGGTGGAGCGGGTTAGGGCGAGATTTGCCTACCTTGAGCCCTGTGGCGTGGGTGCAAAAGATGTCAAAGAGAGTTTTTTATTTCAGCTTGGCGAGGCAGAAGCAAGCGATGAGATCATAGAGTGCGCAAAAAAGATCATCTTAAATTTTGAAAATATAGAAAAACTTAGAAAGCTTAAATTTTACGACGACGCGCTAAAGATCATAAAGAAATTTAAAAATCCACCGGCTATTGAGTACCTTGAGGACGAAAAAGAAGCAGTACCTGACATCTTCGTGCTAAGCACAAGTAGTGGCATAAGCGTGCAGATAAATGACGAGTACTATCCAGAAATTTTAGTCGATACCGAGGGGCTAGACGAGAAAGAGGCCTTTGTAAGCTCGCGCATAAAAGAGGCAAGCGAGCTAATTGACGCCCTTGAGATGAGAAAAGCGACGCTTTATAAAATAGGGCTCATGATAGTTGAGTATCAGTATGACTACTTCTTGGGCGGCGACATAAAGCCTATGAAGCTAAAAGACCTAGCAGACGAGCTTGGGCGTAACCCTTCAACCATCTCAAGGGCGATCGCGAATAAATATTTAAGCTGCTCAAGAGGTACGGTCGCACTTAAAAATTTCTTTTCAACTGGCTTTGACGAGGAGACCTCAAACGCTGCAATAAAAGAATTTTTACTAGAGCTCATCAAAGGCGAAGACCACAAAAAGCCACTTTCTGATCTAAAAATTCAAGAGCTAATCCAAACTAAATTTAACATCCAAATCGTTCGCCGAACTATCACAAAATACCGCAAAATTCTAAACATCGGCAGCTCAAGCCAGCGAAAAAGAGTCTATCAGATAAACGGCTAA
- a CDS encoding RNA polymerase subunit sigma, whose amino-acid sequence MNGEMFNICAIIVAAKQGIKSNSPILYNGTNYENSINFHFLSGHRANGVNEWFEHALKLGLSDVRLTANLTGSSDERLLLSFSNSTAKSIICIFKEHMSCFVPYWKYNKDQRGWDIIYKEFSLEKDVNLENFSDNTEAFMAILTKIAAFADEIECENFGECFCRALKSLRSSSNDNQKIFNAPLMPKKNLALFAAASLADVFGGMSSWNDDAAGMAQYKKRGKEYEELSNELFTQMRKAILFAVNEW is encoded by the coding sequence ATGAATGGTGAAATGTTTAATATATGCGCCATTATTGTTGCTGCAAAGCAGGGCATAAAGTCAAATTCTCCTATCCTATATAATGGCACTAACTACGAAAATAGTATAAATTTTCACTTTCTCTCAGGCCATAGAGCAAATGGCGTAAATGAGTGGTTTGAGCACGCATTAAAACTTGGATTAAGCGATGTAAGACTTACTGCAAATTTAACTGGCTCATCAGATGAACGTTTATTGCTTAGCTTTTCAAACTCTACCGCAAAATCGATCATCTGCATTTTTAAAGAGCACATGAGCTGCTTCGTGCCCTACTGGAAATACAACAAAGATCAAAGAGGCTGGGACATAATATATAAAGAATTTAGTCTTGAAAAAGATGTAAATTTAGAAAATTTTAGCGACAACACAGAGGCTTTTATGGCCATACTTACTAAGATAGCGGCCTTTGCAGATGAGATAGAGTGTGAGAATTTTGGTGAGTGTTTTTGCAGGGCATTAAAATCACTTAGATCTTCAAGCAATGATAATCAAAAGATATTTAATGCACCGCTTATGCCAAAGAAAAATTTAGCCCTTTTTGCTGCGGCAAGCTTGGCTGATGTCTTTGGTGGTATGAGCTCTTGGAACGACGATGCAGCGGGCATGGCGCAATATAAAAAACGTGGCAAAGAGTACGAAGAGCTTAGTAATGAGCTTTTTACGCAGATGCGTAAGGCCATACTTTTTGCTGTAAATGAGTGGTAG
- a CDS encoding adenylosuccinate lyase, producing MKVTQTLESLSILTDNDTLFRELRDMISRNFTKILSNKNKVISFYEESEIPQRKCFLKFIKKLYEKQSDDKLDIRFANYKTIKLGFVQKNTLTPVISLNVNFVKNEVKFELKDALCRDFASYISESLVKSNIAFSKNDDFLNITISNDNDINTLNKLLYKRSYPKFSVNFIYDEKDYKAFKQGIKIKSSSKFVSRFSVLANLLEKNFEILGCKKNDDFETIRQSYLSLVNIYHPDRHANKNPLIQEEYAKKFKNIQSAYESLKPYFKNQENFVMVG from the coding sequence ATGAAAGTTACGCAAACATTAGAATCTCTAAGCATTTTAACTGATAATGACACTTTGTTTCGTGAGCTTAGAGATATGATAAGCAGAAATTTTACAAAAATTTTATCTAATAAAAATAAGGTTATTTCGTTTTATGAAGAGAGCGAAATCCCGCAACGCAAGTGCTTTTTAAAATTTATAAAAAAACTTTATGAAAAGCAAAGCGATGATAAACTCGATATTCGTTTTGCAAACTATAAAACCATAAAGCTTGGCTTTGTTCAAAAAAATACCCTAACCCCTGTCATTAGCCTAAATGTAAATTTTGTAAAAAATGAAGTCAAATTTGAGCTAAAAGATGCACTTTGCAGAGATTTTGCTAGCTATATCAGCGAGAGTCTAGTAAAAAGTAATATTGCCTTTAGCAAAAATGATGATTTTTTAAACATCACCATCTCAAATGACAACGACATAAACACATTAAATAAACTACTCTACAAAAGAAGCTATCCAAAATTTAGCGTAAATTTTATCTATGATGAAAAAGACTACAAAGCCTTTAAACAAGGCATAAAAATAAAAAGCTCATCTAAATTTGTAAGCAGATTTTCTGTGCTTGCAAATTTGCTTGAGAAAAATTTTGAGATTTTGGGTTGCAAAAAAAATGATGACTTTGAAACTATCAGACAAAGCTATCTTTCACTCGTAAATATCTATCACCCAGATAGGCACGCCAACAAAAATCCTCTCATACAAGAAGAATACGCAAAGAAATTTAAAAATATTCAATCTGCTTATGAGAGCCTAAAACCATACTTTAAAAATCAAGAAAATTTTGTGATGGTTGGCTAG
- the murG gene encoding undecaprenyldiphospho-muramoylpentapeptide beta-N-acetylglucosaminyltransferase, with protein sequence MIVICGGGTGGHLAIARSFCEELNRRDIKPIFIGSTSGQDKFWFENDENFLQKFFLPSSGVVNKRGFAKLKSLTNIVNLALKCRKIFKQNDVKVVISVGGYSAAPAAIAAIISKVPLFIHEQNAIMGKLNKILKPYAKGFFSSYDEASPYPYPVAKKFFDSARMREELKTILFLGGSQGAKAINELAINLAPYLKEKGINIIHQCGKNGFDELKKRYDEFGFNETNLEIFEFSKEIENKMSKADLAISRAGASSLWELCANALPSIFVPFPYAAGNHQFYNAKFLKDKGIAEICLQNGEILDKDEVIRMIENFDLNKSSKALKEILLPNGAKEIIDKILN encoded by the coding sequence ATGATTGTTATTTGCGGTGGAGGTACTGGTGGGCATTTAGCTATTGCAAGAAGCTTTTGCGAGGAGCTAAATAGACGAGATATTAAGCCTATATTTATCGGCTCAACTAGTGGGCAAGATAAATTTTGGTTTGAAAATGACGAGAATTTTTTACAAAAATTTTTCTTACCAAGTAGTGGCGTAGTAAATAAGAGAGGCTTTGCTAAACTAAAATCACTAACAAATATCGTAAATCTTGCTTTAAAATGTAGAAAAATTTTTAAGCAAAATGACGTTAAGGTAGTCATTAGCGTTGGTGGCTATTCAGCAGCTCCAGCAGCTATTGCAGCCATTATCTCAAAAGTACCACTTTTTATCCACGAACAAAATGCTATAATGGGCAAATTAAATAAAATTTTAAAGCCTTATGCAAAAGGCTTTTTTAGCTCTTATGATGAAGCTTCGCCCTACCCTTATCCCGTAGCAAAGAAATTTTTCGATAGTGCAAGAATGAGAGAGGAGCTAAAGACTATTTTGTTTTTAGGAGGCTCGCAAGGTGCAAAAGCGATAAACGAGCTAGCTATAAATTTAGCTCCATATCTTAAAGAAAAAGGCATAAATATAATTCATCAATGTGGTAAAAACGGCTTTGATGAACTTAAAAAAAGATATGATGAATTTGGCTTTAATGAAACGAATTTAGAAATTTTTGAATTTAGTAAAGAGATAGAAAATAAGATGAGCAAGGCTGACCTTGCCATATCAAGAGCAGGAGCTAGCTCGCTTTGGGAGCTTTGTGCAAACGCTCTTCCATCTATCTTTGTGCCATTTCCTTATGCCGCTGGTAATCATCAGTTTTATAACGCTAAATTTTTAAAAGATAAAGGCATTGCTGAAATTTGCTTGCAAAATGGAGAAATTTTAGACAAAGACGAAGTTATAAGAATGATAGAAAATTTTGATCTAAACAAAAGCAGTAAAGCTCTAAAAGAGATCCTTTTGCCAAATGGAGCAAAAGAGATAATTGATAAAATTTTAAACTAG